The Burkholderia ambifaria AMMD genome contains the following window.
AACGAAGGGGTTGCGCTCCTTTCCGAATATATTGTGGCCATCCAGTTGGGGTTGACCGGTGGTGCGGCCGGCCACATGCATTCGGACCAATCCGACAGTCGGCTGACGCTGCAACTGAATCAACTGGCTCAGTCGGTTGGCATCGACGTCAAAAGCGTGACGTGGGGATCTGCTGCCGCTCACGCGCTCGCCGATTCGGATTCGGCCCTAGTCGATGCTGCGGGGAAATACTACGGCACCGTCCATCCGTCCCCGGCCTTGCAACTGACGTATAGCCAGTTTTATGCGGATTGGTGGATTATCCAGCATTCCGGCATGGATCCGAATCTCGTCGACTGGCAGAAGGTCCAGGCCGACATGATCAAGTACACCAACTTCACACTTGATGGCCAGCCGGTATTCACGATTGATACGAAGGGCATTCCGCTGCTGGATGGCGGATGGGCGGTGGTGAATGGCGAAATTTCGCTGAAAGGAGTCGTAACAAAGACTCTTTTTAATGCCGACGGCAAAATCCAGGAGCAAGCGAAATACGACTACACGGGATTCAAGTTTCAGAATATGCTTTTTGGGGGAGACGGCAAGGCAACCCATCGGTACGACTTTAAGCTCGATAACAGCTACACGAAGTATGATTTCGCCGCTGATGGTTCGCAGACTGCATCGCTATACGGCACGACCGGCCAGATGATCGAGTATGCGAAGTTCAATGCCAATGGTTTCAAGACGCTGGACATCTTCTATGGCGCGGATGGTAACGCCACGCAACAATACAACTTCAACCTTGACAAGAGCTATACGAAGTACGATTTCAATGCTAATGGTTCCCAGACCGCAACGTTGTATGGCGTGAACGGCAAGATAACCGAGTACGCGAAGTTCAACGCCGATGGCTTCAAGACACTGGACATCTTCTACGGAGCGAATGGCAAGGCGGTACAGCAGTACAACTTCAATCTGGATAAGAGCTACACGAAGTACGACTTCGCCGCCGATGGTTCACAGACCGCCTCGCTGTACGGCACGACCGGCCAGATGACCGAGTACGCGAAGTTCAACGCCAACGGTTTCAAGACGCTGGATATCTTCTACGGCGCGAACGGCAAGGCCACGCAGCAGTACAACTTCAATCTGGATAAGAGCTACACGAAGTACGACTTCGCTGCCGACGGCTCCCAGACCGCGACGCTGTACGGCACGACCGGTCAGCTAACCGAGTACGCGAAGTTCAATGCCGACGGCTTCAAGACACTGGACATCTTCTACGGAGCGAATGGCAAGGCGGTACAGCAGTACAACTTCAATTTGGACAAGAGCTACACGAAGTACGACTTCGCCGCCGATGGTTCCCAAACGGCGACGCTGTACGGCACGACCGGCCAGATAACCGAGTATGCGAAGTTCAACGCCAACGGCAACAAGACGCTGGACATCTTCTACGGTGCTGACGGCAAGGCCACGCAGCAGTACAACTTCAATTTGGACAAGAGCTACACGAAGTACGACTTCGCCGCCGATGGTTCCCAAACGGCGACGCTGTACGGCACGACCGGTCAGCTAACCGAGTACGCGAAGTTCAACGCCAACGGCTTCAAGACGCTGGACATTTTCTACGGTGCTGACGGCAAGGCGACGCAGCAATACAACTTCAACCTCGACAAGAGCTACACGAAGTACGACTTTGCTGCCGATGGCTCCCAGACCGCGACGCTGTACGGCGCGGCTGGCCAGGTTACCGAGTACGCGAAGTTCAACGCCAACGGCAACAAAACACTGGACATCTTCTACGGTGCTGACGGCAAGGCGACGCAACAGTACAACTTCAACCTGGACAAGAGCTACACAAAGTACGACTTCAATGCCGACGGCTCGCAAACGGCGACGTTTTTCGGCGTCAATGGTCAAGTGAGCGAGTATGCGAAATTCAACGCAGCCGGTGTCAAGACGCAGGATATCGTCTTTGGCGCGGACGGAAAGGCAACCAAGCAGATCGACTTCAATATCGATGGCAGCTACGCCTCTCACGTCTTTAATAGCGATGGCTCACAATTCGCAGCGCTGTTCGGCACCAATGGACAGATGACAGAATATGCGACATTTAATGCGGGCGGGTTCAAGACACAAGACATTTTTTACTCGAACGGACGGGCGACGCATCGGTACGATTTTGCTCTTGACAAGAGTTTCATCGCTCATGTGTTTGACGGTTCAGATGAAATGGTCGCACTTTTCGGTGTGAACCATATTGTTTATGATTATTATAAGTATTCCTATGGAAAACTATTCGAACGTGACATATTCGATGGTCTGGGGCGTCAGATCGAGGCTGACCGCTTTAGCACCTCAACGGGCAAGCTTACCGGGTTCTCAAAGTTCACGTACAACAGTGATGGCACGTACAATGCAAAAAGCTATGATTCATCGGGACACTTGACCGCCAGTTCAAACTACACCGGCGACGGACACTTGATCCAGAACAACACCATCTATATTCCCGGAAGTAGCGGCTTCCCTTCTGCTCAATTGTGGTGGGGGTTCCAGATCTGATTGCTTCAATGTACGCGCAGGTATGTCTCGTCCAGGACATATCTGCGGTGTCGGCTGATTCGGATATCGACCATGTAGGTATCGGAGGCCGTTGATTCGAGCCCTGCTATGGTGAAGAGATGACGCGGCAGGTTCGCAATCGGTGACAACTTCATTGGGGTCTATGGCCGCCCGGCCAACCTCAGATAAAGCAACGCACCGCCCGCGAGCAGCAGCGGGCACAAGATATACCACCCTGTCGTCAGAAACAGCCCGGCAACGGCGACCAGCGAAATCCATGCGCAGCGGTACGCGATGCCGCCACGCGGCAGCAGTTTCAGCGCCGCGGCCGCGCCGAGCCCGTACACCATCACGAAGCAACCCGACGTGACGAGCACGAGCGGTTTCGGCCCGACGTCCGAGAGCGTCGTTGCCGCGAGCGCCACGGCCGCCAGCACCGCGATCACGCCGAGACTGCGGCGCGGCACGCCGCCGACCTGGCTGCCTTGCGCGAGCCACGCGGGCAGTGCGCCGTCGCGCCCGAGCGCCGCGCCGAGTTTGGCCGCACCCGCGAAATACGCATTCATCGTGCCGAGCGTGAGCAGCACCGCGGCCGTGGCCGCCAGCACCCGTGCGTGACCGCCGATGCCGCCCGCGATCAGTTCCGCGAGCGGCGCGCCCGATGCGCCGGCCGACGGCCCGAGCACCGTCACGCTCGCGGCCGCGACCGACAGATACAGGAACCCGACGACCACGACCGCGATCGCGGCCGAGCGCGGCATGTCGTGCGCGGGGCGGCGGAATTCAGCGGCGAGGTGCGTGATCGCTTCCCAGCCCGCGAAGCTCCATACGAGCAGCGCCGCCGCCTCGCCGACCGCCAGCCAGCCGTGCGGCGCGAACGGATGCAGGTTGGCGGTGCGCGCATGCGGCGCGGACGCGAGCACCGCGGCCAGCAGCAGCGTGACGAGCAGCGCCGACAACACGAGCTGCATGCGGCCCGACACCGTCACGCCGAACGCATTCGCGGCCGACACCGTGGCGATGAGTGCGGCGGCCGTGACGATCACTGTGACATGCCCGCCGCCCGTGACGGCCGCGACATACGCGCCGCCGAACATCGCGGCGGCCGGCGCGCCGGCCGGCACCGCGAAATAGAAACACCAGCCGACGATCGCCGCGGCCTTCGGCCCGAATGCGCGGCGCGCGTAGGTCGATACGCCGCCCGCGTCCGGATAGCGCGCACCGAGTGCGGCAAAGGTGGCCGCGAGCGGCCCCGACAGCACGACGAGCGCGGCCCACGCGAGCAG
Protein-coding sequences here:
- a CDS encoding APC family permease, encoding MPSHADSPAVHHAGSLTIFQGAALYIGAVLGTGVIALPALAAEVAGPASLLAWAALVVLSGPLAATFAALGARYPDAGGVSTYARRAFGPKAAAIVGWCFYFAVPAGAPAAAMFGGAYVAAVTGGGHVTVIVTAAALIATVSAANAFGVTVSGRMQLVLSALLVTLLLAAVLASAPHARTANLHPFAPHGWLAVGEAAALLVWSFAGWEAITHLAAEFRRPAHDMPRSAAIAVVVVGFLYLSVAAASVTVLGPSAGASGAPLAELIAGGIGGHARVLAATAAVLLTLGTMNAYFAGAAKLGAALGRDGALPAWLAQGSQVGGVPRRSLGVIAVLAAVALAATTLSDVGPKPLVLVTSGCFVMVYGLGAAAALKLLPRGGIAYRCAWISLVAVAGLFLTTGWYILCPLLLAGGALLYLRLAGRP